Proteins encoded together in one Planctomyces sp. SH-PL14 window:
- a CDS encoding terminase gpA endonuclease subunit, producing the protein MTHSNRFAGEWNSALTKFDATAIKQLEGLLRRATKPLDTLADLADIANGEELELLVTALKKRDPLEGLSGYERRKARSAQREKQNSRSGREIGPLPEVKDPERRARCEHDLRLFLLTYFPQAFPLPFGDDHLDVIRNIEAAVAEQKIFTLAMPRGSGKTTICEGAGGWIAAYGKMPFLMIVHATEDKAVAGLEKIKAEFEKNELLAEDFPEVCYPIIKLEGIRNRAKGQVLNGLPTEIMWKDQEIRFPTVPGSKASGLIFTSHGIDSAMRGANRRAPDGRRIRPNFILIDDPQTDSSAKSRDECTKRLEIITKGIKGLVGPGESLGGVIPCTVIQPGDVAHTLLNSKLYPDFNGKTYQLLYGESKRMDLWQQYASLLRLEKEEKRPCIESRDFYIAYRAEMDEGLRAGWEYRKQAHHVSAIQYAMELFLFEPDYFYAEGQNDPQDPRAADDKFLRADDIAKKVTNYIRRQVPLDVRWITAHIDVQKNLLFYKVIGWTPNFSGYVLEYGTFPEQLLSHFTARQASPTLADIFPGSSVETALYKGLEAAFRQLFTTEYLRIDGLKCRLSILGVDANWQTKTVKKACVESPWAGSIMPMHGNFIGPNECPISEYKKREGEFIGDEWIIAAKNGIRYTRYDSNYWKTFAGRRLASPYPNPGCLVLYGPEGTRHTLLSRHLDSEIRTPTTGKRTVDQWDLRPGESENHWWDNAVANCVLASISGAQTTQTERKQVREEREIHF; encoded by the coding sequence GTGACCCACTCGAATCGCTTCGCCGGCGAGTGGAACAGCGCGCTCACGAAGTTCGATGCAACAGCAATTAAGCAGCTCGAGGGGCTGCTGAGGCGGGCCACGAAGCCGCTCGACACGCTCGCGGACCTCGCCGACATCGCCAATGGTGAAGAGCTCGAGCTCCTCGTCACGGCCCTCAAGAAGCGGGATCCGCTGGAAGGCCTGAGCGGCTACGAACGCCGCAAGGCCCGTTCCGCCCAGCGGGAGAAACAGAACTCCCGCTCCGGTCGCGAAATCGGCCCGCTTCCCGAGGTGAAGGATCCGGAACGCCGCGCCCGGTGCGAGCATGATCTCCGTCTCTTCCTGCTGACCTACTTCCCGCAGGCCTTCCCGCTCCCGTTCGGCGATGATCACCTCGACGTCATCCGCAACATTGAGGCGGCCGTCGCCGAGCAGAAGATCTTTACGCTGGCCATGCCCCGCGGATCGGGGAAAACGACCATTTGCGAAGGGGCGGGCGGGTGGATCGCCGCCTACGGCAAGATGCCATTCCTGATGATCGTCCACGCCACGGAGGACAAGGCCGTCGCCGGCCTCGAGAAGATCAAGGCGGAGTTCGAAAAGAACGAACTCCTCGCCGAGGACTTCCCCGAGGTCTGCTACCCGATCATCAAGCTCGAGGGGATCCGCAACCGGGCCAAGGGCCAGGTCCTGAACGGTCTCCCGACGGAGATCATGTGGAAGGACCAGGAGATTCGCTTTCCGACGGTCCCCGGCTCGAAGGCCTCCGGCCTGATCTTCACCTCTCACGGGATCGATTCGGCGATGCGCGGAGCGAACCGCCGTGCTCCGGACGGGCGACGGATTCGCCCCAACTTCATTCTGATCGACGACCCCCAGACGGACTCGAGCGCGAAGTCCCGCGACGAATGCACGAAGCGGCTCGAGATCATCACGAAGGGGATCAAGGGGCTCGTCGGGCCCGGGGAGTCCCTCGGCGGCGTGATCCCCTGCACGGTGATCCAGCCCGGCGACGTCGCCCACACGCTGCTCAACTCGAAGCTCTATCCCGACTTCAACGGGAAGACGTACCAGCTCCTCTACGGAGAATCGAAGCGGATGGACCTGTGGCAGCAGTATGCCTCGCTCCTCCGCCTCGAGAAGGAAGAGAAGCGGCCCTGCATCGAGTCCCGGGATTTCTACATCGCGTACCGGGCCGAGATGGACGAGGGGCTGCGGGCCGGCTGGGAGTACCGGAAGCAGGCGCACCACGTCTCGGCGATCCAGTACGCGATGGAGCTGTTCCTGTTCGAGCCGGACTACTTCTACGCGGAGGGGCAGAACGACCCGCAGGACCCGCGGGCGGCCGATGACAAGTTCCTCCGCGCCGACGACATCGCCAAGAAGGTCACGAACTACATCCGTCGCCAGGTCCCGCTCGACGTCCGCTGGATCACGGCCCACATCGACGTGCAGAAGAACCTGCTCTTCTACAAGGTTATCGGCTGGACGCCGAACTTCAGCGGGTACGTCCTCGAGTACGGGACTTTCCCCGAGCAGCTCCTCTCTCACTTCACCGCCCGCCAGGCGAGCCCCACGCTGGCCGACATTTTTCCGGGCTCCTCTGTCGAGACCGCCCTCTACAAGGGGCTCGAGGCGGCGTTCCGCCAGCTCTTCACGACGGAATACCTCCGGATCGACGGTCTCAAGTGCCGGCTGTCGATCCTGGGCGTCGACGCGAACTGGCAGACGAAAACGGTGAAGAAGGCCTGTGTCGAGTCCCCCTGGGCGGGCTCGATCATGCCCATGCACGGCAACTTCATCGGCCCGAACGAGTGCCCGATCTCGGAATACAAGAAGCGGGAGGGGGAGTTCATCGGCGACGAATGGATCATCGCGGCCAAGAACGGCATCCGGTACACGCGGTACGACTCGAACTACTGGAAGACGTTCGCCGGCCGCCGCCTCGCCTCGCCATACCCGAATCCCGGCTGCCTCGTCCTCTACGGTCCTGAGGGAACCCGCCACACGCTGCTCTCGCGCCACCTCGACTCGGAAATCCGAACGCCGACGACCGGAAAGCGGACTGTCGATCAGTGGGACCTCCGGCCGGGCGAGTCAGAGAACCACTGGTGGGACAACGCGGTCGCGAACTGCGTCCTGGCGTCGATTTCCGGGGCTCAGACGACGCAAACGGAACGGAAGCAGGTCCGGGAGGAGAGAGAAATACACTTCTAG
- a CDS encoding P27 family phage terminase small subunit: MADWTIPADLPAGVRSWWAAIIEQLRETERLSGAQPIHVRLLAQSLYQYDWITEEINTRSTQIDELHSESTVKRQVSPEVRAQAELLEQIRRLLKDLHLDSLAADAGDPLESLRRRVEQRAHEVRCNSN; encoded by the coding sequence ATGGCTGATTGGACGATTCCCGCCGACCTCCCCGCCGGCGTCCGATCGTGGTGGGCAGCCATCATCGAGCAGCTCCGCGAGACGGAGCGTCTCAGCGGGGCCCAGCCGATCCACGTCCGCCTCCTGGCCCAGTCGCTCTATCAGTACGACTGGATCACGGAGGAGATCAACACCCGCTCCACGCAGATCGACGAGCTCCACAGCGAGTCGACGGTCAAACGCCAGGTCTCGCCGGAAGTTCGCGCGCAAGCGGAGCTGCTGGAACAGATCCGGCGGCTCCTGAAGGACCTCCACCTTGACTCCCTCGCCGCAGACGCCGGTGACCCACTCGAATCGCTTCGCCGGCGAGTGGAACAGCGCGCTCACGAAGTTCGATGCAACAGCAATTAA